The proteins below come from a single Triticum aestivum cultivar Chinese Spring chromosome 5D, IWGSC CS RefSeq v2.1, whole genome shotgun sequence genomic window:
- the LOC123122519 gene encoding U11/U12 small nuclear ribonucleoprotein 31 kDa protein: MSRRRRQGSDSDGEDDSFLYRYPMPSSSAGAPSSLPASGGHGGGGRGGGSGSGGLAPSKSTVYVSNLDFALTNSDLHTLFSRFGKVARVTVLKDRESRRSKGVAFVLFVRREDAVAAAAEMHGKVLNGRTLAASIAEDNGRAAQFIRRREYRDKSHCYECGGEGHLSYECPRNQLGPRERPPPSKKSRRGGGAAGGRGGGGGRGSGGGEGDGPSWQSDEDDDAVAAAFEDDRWASVVDTRGEEEKAAEKEGRAKAKAARKEKRKGYFSDESDEDDD; encoded by the coding sequence ATGTCTCGCCGGCGGCGGCAGGGCTCCGACTCCGACGGCGAGGACGACAGCTTCCTCTACCGCTACCCGAtgccctcctcctccgccggcgcCCCCTCCAGCTTGCCCGCGTCGGGCGGCCACGGCGggggcggcaggggcggcggcagcggctcggGCGGGCTCGCGCCGTCCAAGTCCACGGTGTACGTCTCCAACCTGGACTTCGCGCTCACCAACTCCGACCTGCACACCCTCTTCTCCCGCTTCGGGAAGGTGGCCCGCGTCACGGTCCTCAAGGACCGCGAGTCCCGCCGCAGCAAGGGGGTCGCCTTCGTGCTCTTCGTCCGACGGGAGGACGCCGTGGCGGCGGCCGCCGAGATGCACGGCAAGGTGCTCAACGGCCGCACCCTCGCCGCCTCCATCGCCGAGGACAACGGCCGCGCCGCGCAGTTCATCCGCCGCCGCGAGTACCGCGACAAGTCGCACTGCTACGAGTGCGGCGGGGAGGGCCACCTCTCCTACGAGTGCCCCCGCAACCAGCTCGGCCCCCGCGAGCGGCCGCCGCCCTCGAAGAAGTCGCGCCGCGGGGGCGGCGCTGCtggtggccgtggcggcggcggcggccgcggaagCGGGGGCGGGGAAGGGGACGGGCCCTCCTGGCAGTCagacgaggacgacgacgccgtCGCCGCGGCGTTCGAGGACGACAGGTGGGCGTCGGTGGTGGACacgaggggggaggaggagaaggcggccGAGAAGGAGGGCAGGGCCAAGGCCAAGGCGGCGAGGAAGGAGAAGAGGAAAGGTTACTTCAGCGACGAGAGCGACGAGGACGATGACTGA
- the LOC123122518 gene encoding transcriptional regulatory protein AlgP, which translates to MPAGDNPHSISEKKAALRESPKQSKNDVNQQARASTFPKDKVAGTVGIKRPQPNAPLSLTTNQHAPGNPGANGHLVYVRRKLETDQSKGGASAGAESANSVSSKKPATGGPQEQSLKLQNSATHAQSAPVSVSPAAAAATTNASHTPSAPVSASPAAAAATTNASHTPSAPVSAPPAAAAAATAPALHPASLPAHLSLAKQSPGVVAATAPSLHPPTLPAHLSLAKQSPGKATVHPSVVVTASPPHCSVVSTAMPQNYTAVNTSPCNAVATSAAPRDAVATATTRNPTDSQRSGDQDWKARFLRLQAFLRNNEQSGQEEYIRMLQSLSSVGRSKHAIELEKRAVNLLIEEGKELQKMKSLNVLGKLPPAEHPSLPTQPTFGMRLPFQPFPARR; encoded by the exons ATGCCTGCTGGTGACAACCCACACTCGATATCAGAGAAAAAGGCAGCACTGAGGGAGTCACCTAAGCAATCTAAGAATGATGTTAATCAGCAAGCCAGAGCTTCTACATTTCCTAAAGACAAAGTTGCTGGGACCGTTGGCATCAAGAGGCCGCAACCTAACGCCCCCCTGAGCCTAACCACCAACCAGCACGCGCCAGGAAATCCCGGGGCAAATGGCCATCTCGTGTATGTGCGCAGGAAGCTTGAGACAGACCAAAGCAAAGGAGGCGCTTCTGCTGGTGCAGAGAGTGCCAATTCTGTGAGCTCAAAGAAACCTGCTACTGGTGGACCGCAGGAGCAAAGTTTGAAGCTTCAGAACAGTGCGACTCATGCCCAATCAGCTCCTGTTTCCGTGTCtcctgctgcagctgctgctaccACCAATGCGTCTCATACTCCATCAGCTCCTGTTTCCGCGTCtcctgctgcagctgctgctaccACCAATGCGTCTCATACTCCATCAGCTCCTGTTTCTGCGCCTcctgctgctgcagctgctgctactGCCCCTGCTTTGCACCCTGCAAGTTTGCCGGCTCACCTTTCTCTCGCGAAACAGTCTCCAGGAGTGGTCGCTGCTACTGCCCCTTCATTGCACCCTCCAACTTTGCCAGCTCACCTTTCTCTTGCGAAACAATCTCCAGGGAAGGCTACTGTCCATCCAAGTGTTGTTGTGACTGCTAGTCCGCCGCACTGCAGTGTTGTGTCTACTGCCATGCCTCAGAACTATACGGCTGTCAATACATCGCCTTGTAATGCTGTGGCTACTAGTGCAGCACCTCGTGATGCTGTGGCTACTGCTACGACACGTAATCCAACTGATTCGCAAAGATCAGGGGATCAAGATTGGAAAGCAAGGTTTCTTCGGCTGCAGGCATTCCTGAGAAATAATGAGCAATCAGGACAGGAAGAATACATCCGCA TGCTCCAGTCTTTGTCATCTGTTGGCCGGAGCAAGCATGCCATTGAGCTGGAGAAACGAGCAGTCAATCTCTTAATTGAAGAAG GGAAGGAGCTGCAGAAGATGAAATCTCTGAATGTGCTCGGCAAGCTTCCACCTGCCGAACATCCATCACTACCAACTCAGCCAACTTTTGGTATGCGTCTGCCGTTCCAGCCATTCCCAGCCCGCCGCTGA
- the LOC123122521 gene encoding 50S ribosomal protein L18, producing MAQAKRYVLRLFISLKYVTANVVDRQSGRVVVTASTVEKPLRDGLECGRACNAKAAAAVGEVLAMRLRVDGLAHEPIHADAAKEVEKKGFKNRTKVWAILNALRSHGVNLHVDDDGDHRRHV from the coding sequence ATGGCGCAGGCCAAGCGGTACGTGCTGCGGCTCTTCATCTCGCTCAAGTACGTGACGGCCAACGTGGTGGACCGGCAGAGCGGCCGCGTCGTGGTCACCGCCTCCACCGTCGAGAAGCCCCTCCGGGACGGGCTGGAGTGCGGCCGCGCCTGCAACGCCAAGGCGGCCGCCGCCGTCGGCGAGGTGCTCGCCATGCGCCTCCGGGTGGATGGCCTGGCGCACGAGCCCATCCACGCCGACGCCGCCAAGGAGGTCGAGAAGAAGGGCTTCAAGAACCGCACCAAGGTCTGGGCCATCCTCAACGCGCTCCGCAGCCACGGCGTCAACCTCCACGTCGACGACGACGGCGACCATAGGCGGCATGTCTGA